ACGATGTCGTCGAGGAGTTCGGTGAGGACGAGCGTCCGATGGCCGAACGAATCGAAGAGGCCCGCGAGAACGGCACCCTCGACGATGCGCTGTCACGGTTCGGGACGGACGACGAATCTCGCCGTGACGTGATCAAAAAGATGGGCGCCGGTGCAGGTGCGTTCGGGCTCACGGCCTGGGGTGCGTCGAGCGGTGATGAACGGGAGCCAACCGTCGGTGCGGTACAGGATGACGACGAGGAAAACGGTGCGACTGGTGACGATACCCAGTGGGGGATGGTACTCGACCTCGAAACCTGTGACGGGTGTCTGGCCTGTGTCGTCGCTTGCAACGACGAACACAACTGGGACGAAGGCGCGAACTGGATGTACATTCTCGCCTACGATGACGGCACCGTCGAGTCGCCAGACGCAGAGGAGTACGACGACACGCGGGATTTCAACTACCTGATTCGGCCCTGTCAGCACTGTACCGACGCCCCCTGTGAGAAGGTCTGTCCGACCACGGCTCGCCACACGCGTGAAAACGGCGGACTCGTCCTGACGGATTACGACGTCTGTATCGGCTGTCGATACTGCCAGGTCGCCTGTCCCTATGGCGTGAACTACTTCCAGTGGGGGGAACCCGATGTAGAGGCACCGTCGGAGGAACTCGAGGAGGACATGATGTACGACGAGCGCGGCCGCTGGGTGAGCGGGCGCGGGCCGCGCGGCGTCATGGAGAAGTGTATCTTCGATCCGGCCCGACAGGACGGCCAGATGGGCGAGGAGATGGTCGGGACGACCGCCTGCGAGGACGCGTGTCCGCCGGGTGCGATCCAGTTCGGGGACATGAACGACCCCGAGAGCCCTCCCCAGCAGTACATCGAGAACGTGCCGCTCGCGAGGGCACTGGAGCACGATCCAGACGACGAAGAGCTTCAGGAGGCGATCGCGATCGTCGAGGGCGAAGAAGAGGCCGCTGACGAGGACGATGACGACGACGATGGCATGACCGAGGAGGAAGCGATCCGACTGCTCCGCGGCGAGTACGGTGACAACGATTCCTCGTTCAAGCTGTTAGAGGAGTTCGGCACGAACCCGAACGTTATCTACCTCGGGAACGAGCCCGGACCCGACGCCGAGCAAGTTCCTGGCCCGGTCGCCTACGATGACGTCGGACAGGTCGATGACCGGATGGACGTTACCGACGAGCGAACGGTCGGTGGTCTCGACCTCTGAGACGCTGAGTACCCGTCTCCGTCTCTGTTTCTGTCTCTGTTTCCGTTTCCGTTTCCGTTTCCGTTTTCGTCTCTCTCAGTCGTTCGGACTCGTTGCGTTCATAATGATTCACTCGTACGGATTCGTATGAACACTCGTGGCCGCCTTTTCGTCGGCCTCCTCTGGCTCGGTGTCGCTGGTTTGATGGCGACGACGATCCTCGTCGAACCCGGTTTTTCCGCATCGGTGAGTGAACTCGTTCGACTGTTTGTCGTTGCGCTCGCACTCTTTCTGGCCGTCGTCTACCTGTTCGATCCGTGGGGTGTGCTGAGTCGTCAGCCGTTTCACTGACACTGACACTGACACCGGCACCGACACTGACACTGACACCGACCCTCATACTGCCACCGACACAGTCACCAATACTGGTGCTGACAACGTGTTTCTCACTCAGTCATCCGCCGGCGCGAGCGGCCGCTGATCGACCGCGAGCAACCGATCGAGCGCATCGACCATCGCTTCGACGCTCGCGCGCGTGATGTCCGCCTCGCTTCGGGCAACCGTCACCGAGCGATCGTTTCGCACCATCGTTACCTCGACAGTGACGACTGCGTCCGTCCCGCCCGTCACCGCGTCGACGTGGTAGGACTCGAGTTCGGCGTCGGCTGAGGAGCCAAGCGCTTCCCGGATCGCGGAGACGGCCGCGTCGACGGGACCGGAGCCAGTGCCGCTTGCGACCCGTTCCTCGCCGTCCACATCGAGACGGATGCTCGCTGTGGGAACGGCTCCGCCGCTCGTCGCCGTCAGGTCGAGCAGGTCGACGACGCGCTCGCGGTCGTCGCCGGTGACGTCCTCGGCGATGGCGAGCAGGTCGGCGTCCGTGACGCGCCGGCCGCGGTCGCCGAGTTCGGTAACCCGCGTTGCAATCTCGCCGACCTCGTCGTCGCTCGCCTCGACGTCGTGCTCCTCGAGTGTGGCCGCCACACCAGCCCGGCCGGTGTGCTTGCCGAGGGCGAGTCGGCGCTCGCGGCCGACGGTTTCGGGTGCGTAGGGCTCGTACATCTTGTCATCCTTCAGGGTGCCGTCCGTGTGGATGCCGCTCTCGTGGGTGAACGCGTTCTCGCCGATGACGGCCTTGTTTGGCGGGAGTTCGACGCCGGTCGCCCGCGAGACGCGCTGGGCGAGACCGTACAGCGACTCGAGGTCGACTGTCTCGACGTCGTACACGTGCGAGAGTGCGATGGCGACCTCCTCGAGTGCGACGTTGCCGGCGCGCTCGCCAAGACCGTTGACCGTGCAGTGGACGAGATCCGCGCCGGCGGAAACGGCGGCGAGCGCGTTCGCCACGCCGAGGCCGAGGTCGTCGTGCGTGTGCGCGCTGACCGGCCCGAGTTCGGCGAGCCGCGAGACGGCTGCCGTCGTATGTTCCGGTCCGGTGTGACCGACCGTGTCGGCGAAGCAGAATCGGTCTGCACCCGCGTCAAGCGAGGTTTCGGCCAGTTCTGCGAGGTAGTCGAGATCCGCGCGGGAGCCGTCCTCGCCGATCACCTCGACCCAGAGGTCGTGGTCGGTCGCGTACTCGACCAGTTCAGCCGTCGTCGCGAGATTGTCCTCACGCGAGGTGCCAACCTTTCCTTCGACGTGGCGGTCACTCGAGGGCACGACGATGTGAACGCCGTCGACGTCGCACTCGAGTGCCAGGTCGACGTCGGCTCGAATGCCACGACAGAAGCTGGTGACGAGTGCGTCGAGGTCGAGGTCGGTGACGCGGGAGATGGCGCGTCGTTCGCCGGCACCGGTGCAGGCGCTGCCGGCTTCGATGACGCTGACGCCGGCACGCTCGAGGGAACGGGCGAGTTCGACCTTTTCGTCGGGCGAGAGCGAGACGCCGGGTGCCTGTTCGCCGTCGCGGAGGGTGGTGTCGAGGAGTCGGACGGTGCGGTCTGGGTCGATCGTCTGGTCGGGGGTTGGTGTCTGCGAGTGCATTGAAGTGGGGTTTGTGGCTGTGGTTGTCGTTGTCGTTGTCGTTGTCGTTGTGGGTGTGACTGTGTCCGTGGCCGCAGTCGTGCTCGTCTCTGTGGGTCCGTCGCTGTCGTCTGTGCCAGCGCTGGCGCTCCCGTCGTCGGTAGCGTTGGTGTCGCTGGCAGCGTCAGCATCATCAGCAGCGACGGCACTGTCAACAGCGTCGATACCAGTGTCAGTTACCGTTGGTTCAGATGAAACAGAAGCAGCGTTAGTGGTCGTGTCAGCAGCAGTCTCAGTACTACCGCGAAGGACCGAAGCGAAACTACGTGTGCCGTATAATTTCGCGTCCAGCCGGATCGCTCCGACTTCCTCTATCCTCCGGCGATGAGACAGACGCAGAATCTCGTGCCATTGTACCTCGGTCTACTGTGGCACACGTTCTTAAGCACGTCGGCGACGGTACTTTCTGCGCCGTCCTCTCAACCCGTTTTCACGACGCTACTCGTCGAGCAGCGCAATCTCGTCACCCGGCTCGACAGCAGCCGCAGCGCCGGCGGGTAACTCGAGTATCGTGTCTGCGTGCTCACGGGCAAAGCCACGCCACGGGCGAAGTTGCTCGACGCGCTGGACGACGCCGTCGGCGACCCAGATGACGTCGAGCGGGACGAAGACGAACAGCATGTGGACGTCGCGGGTACTTGCGTTGCCGAAGCGGAAGGCGAGTGCGAAGTCCTCAGGGAGCGAGCGACGGAACATGAGACCGCGGGTCTGTGCGAGCAGGGAGTCTGCGAGGTCGATCTGGGTGGCGAGCGTTGTCCGGTCGTCTGGGGATGCAACTGAGCCGT
The DNA window shown above is from Natrialba magadii ATCC 43099 and carries:
- a CDS encoding 4Fe-4S ferredoxin N-terminal domain-containing protein, giving the protein MTDAGERDDEKSHEESTATVDRTEIDGETQSPDELTDTGELFHPLGEDVQTDFREMLEDTEYDADLGMEMARDAMRLTKGELSEEEFYDRYHDDVVEEFGEDERPMAERIEEARENGTLDDALSRFGTDDESRRDVIKKMGAGAGAFGLTAWGASSGDEREPTVGAVQDDDEENGATGDDTQWGMVLDLETCDGCLACVVACNDEHNWDEGANWMYILAYDDGTVESPDAEEYDDTRDFNYLIRPCQHCTDAPCEKVCPTTARHTRENGGLVLTDYDVCIGCRYCQVACPYGVNYFQWGEPDVEAPSEELEEDMMYDERGRWVSGRGPRGVMEKCIFDPARQDGQMGEEMVGTTACEDACPPGAIQFGDMNDPESPPQQYIENVPLARALEHDPDDEELQEAIAIVEGEEEAADEDDDDDDGMTEEEAIRLLRGEYGDNDSSFKLLEEFGTNPNVIYLGNEPGPDAEQVPGPVAYDDVGQVDDRMDVTDERTVGGLDL
- a CDS encoding (R)-citramalate synthase: MHSQTPTPDQTIDPDRTVRLLDTTLRDGEQAPGVSLSPDEKVELARSLERAGVSVIEAGSACTGAGERRAISRVTDLDLDALVTSFCRGIRADVDLALECDVDGVHIVVPSSDRHVEGKVGTSREDNLATTAELVEYATDHDLWVEVIGEDGSRADLDYLAELAETSLDAGADRFCFADTVGHTGPEHTTAAVSRLAELGPVSAHTHDDLGLGVANALAAVSAGADLVHCTVNGLGERAGNVALEEVAIALSHVYDVETVDLESLYGLAQRVSRATGVELPPNKAVIGENAFTHESGIHTDGTLKDDKMYEPYAPETVGRERRLALGKHTGRAGVAATLEEHDVEASDDEVGEIATRVTELGDRGRRVTDADLLAIAEDVTGDDRERVVDLLDLTATSGGAVPTASIRLDVDGEERVASGTGSGPVDAAVSAIREALGSSADAELESYHVDAVTGGTDAVVTVEVTMVRNDRSVTVARSEADITRASVEAMVDALDRLLAVDQRPLAPADD
- a CDS encoding DUF192 domain-containing protein; translated protein: MRLVHAADGSVASPDDRTTLATQIDLADSLLAQTRGLMFRRSLPEDFALAFRFGNASTRDVHMLFVFVPLDVIWVADGVVQRVEQLRPWRGFAREHADTILELPAGAAAAVEPGDEIALLDE